From Rana temporaria chromosome 5, aRanTem1.1, whole genome shotgun sequence:
tatacgtcggcagattggcacggctgggcacaagcatgtacaggtacgtcctcattaagtgcccagccgtgggacccggtctgaagctccatgaccgcggtcgcaggacccgcggacccgatcgccgctggagtcccgcgatcgttccccggagctgaagaacggggagagccgcgtgtaaacacagcttccccgttcttcactgtggcgccgtcatcgatcgtgtgttccctaatatagggaaccacaatcaatgacgtcacacctacagctccgccccctacagttagaaacacagatgaggtcacacttaactcctacagcgccccctgtggttaactcccaaactgcaattgtcattttcacagtaaacaatgcattttttatgaaaatgacaatgatcccaaaaatgtgtcaaaattgtccgatgtgttccgccataatgtcgcagtcacgaaaaaagacgctgatcgccgccattagtagtaaaaaaaataattaataaaaatgcaataaaactatcccctattttgtaaacgctataaattttgcgcaaaccaataaataaacgcttattaatttttttttacttaaaatatatagaagaatacgtatcggcctaaactgaggaaaaacatttttttatatatatttttgggggatatttattacacacaaatacccccgatactaaatagaatactttcccccccgccgctgccgccgccgcatcgcgccgccgcatcgaaagccgccgcatcgcaccgccgcatgggttaaacgctgtgtgggaacatcacagctttcatttgaatagctgtagtgttcccgcgcgtatagacactcccccttgcccgggattggatgggtgatcgtgatctgtccaatcccgagcaagggggagtgtctatacgcgcgggcaaaacagctattcaaatgaatgctgtgatcttctccatgcggcggcggcggcaaaggtatgggggacatggctggagggacatggctggagggacatggctggagggacatggctggactcgggacatggctggactcgggacatggctagagggacatggctggactcgggacatggctggagggacatggctggatggctggagggacatggctggagggacatggctggatggctagagggacatggctggatggctgaagggacatggctggagggacatggctggatggctagagggacatggctggagtgacatggctagagggacatggctggatggctggagggacatggctggagggacatggctagagggacatggctgaagggacatggctagagggacatgactggagggacatggctggagggacatggctagaggaacATGGCTAGAGgaacatggctggggggacatggctggagggacatggctaaagggacatggctagagggacatggctggagggacatggctggagggacatggctggatggctggagggacatggctggagggacatggctggagggacatggctagagggacatggctggagggacatggctggagggacatggctggagggacatggctggatggctggagggacatggctggatggctggagggacatggctagaggaacatggctggggggacatggctggagggacatggctaaagggacatggctagagggacatggctggagggacatggctggagggacatggctggatggctggagggacatggctggagggacatggctggagggacatggctagagggacatggctggagggacatggctggagggacatggctggagggacatggctggatggctggagggacatggctggagggacatggctggagggacatggctagagggacatggctggagggacatggctggagggacatggctggagggacatggctggatggctggagggacatggctggatggctggagggacatggctagagggacatggctagagggacatggctggagggacatggctggagggacatggctggatggctagagggacatggctggatggctggagggacatggctggagggacatggctggatggctagggggacatggctggagtgacatggctagagggacatggctggatggctggagggacatggctggagggacatggctagagggacctggctggagggacatggctggagggacatggctagagggacatggctggagggacatggctggagggacatggctggagggacatggctagagggacatggctagagggacatggctggagggacatggctggatggctggagggacatggctggagggacatggctggagggacatggctagagggacatggctggagggacatggctggatggctggagggacatggctggagggacatggctagagggacatggctagagggacatggctggagggacatggctggagggacatggctggagggacatggctagagggacatggctagagggacatggctggagggacatggctggagggacatggctggatggctggagggacatggctggagggacatggctggatggctggagggacatggctagagggacatggctagagggacatggctggagggacatggctggagggacatggctggatggctgaaaggacatggctggagggacatggctggagggacatggctagagggacatggctggagggacatggctggagggacatggctggatggctggagggacatggctggatggctggagggacatggctagagggacatggctggagggacatggctggagggacatggctggatggctggagggacatggctggagggacatggctggatggctggagggacatggctggagggacatggctagattgacatggctggagggacatggctggagggacatggctggatggctagagggacatggctggatggctggagggacatggctggagtgacatggctagagggacatggctggatggctggagggacatggctggagggacatggctagagggacctgactggagggacatggctggagggacatggctggagggacatggctggatggctggagggacatggctggagggacatggctggagggacatggctagagggacatggctggagggacatggctagagggacatggctggagggacatggctggatggctggagggacatggctggagggacatggctggagggacatggctagagggacatggctggagggacatggctagagggacatggctagagggacatggctggagggacatggctagagggacatggctagagggacatggctggagggacatggctggagggacatggctggatggctggagggacatggctggagggacatggctggatggctggagggacatggctggagggacatggctagagggacatggctggagggacatggctggagggacatggctggatggctggagggacatggctggatggctggagggacatggctagagggacatggctggagggacatggctggagggacatggctggagggacatggctggatggctggagggacatggctggatggctggagggacatggctagagggacatggctggagggacatggctggagggacgtggctggatggctggagggacatggctggagggacatggctggatggctggagggacatggctagagggacatggctagagggacatggctggagggacatggctggatggctggagggacatggctagagggacatggctggagggacatggctggagggacaaggctggatggctagagggacatggctggatggctggagggacatggctggagtgacatggctagagggacgtggttggatggctggagggacatggctagagggacctggctggagggacatggctggagggacatggctggagggacatggctggagggacatggctggatggctggagggacatggctagagggacatggctggagggacatggctagagggacatggctagagggacatggctggaggttcatggctggagggacatggctagagggacatggctggagggacatggctggagggacatggctagagggacatggctagagggacatggctggagggacatggctggatggctggagggacatggctggagggacatggctagagggacatggctggagggacatggctggagggacatggctggagggctggagggacatggctggagggacatggctggatggctggagggacatggctagaggcacatggctagagggacatggctggagggacatggctggagggacatggcatgATGGCTGaaaggacatggctggagggacatggctggagggacatggctagagggacatggctggatggctggagggacatggctggagggacatggctggagggacatggctagagggacatggctggagggacatggctagagggacatggctggagggacatggctggagggacatggctagagggacatggctagagggacatggctggagggacatggctggatggctggatggacatggctggagggacatggctagagggacatggctggagggacatggctggagggacatggctagagggacatggctggagggacatggctggagggacatggctggatggctggagggacatggctggagggacatggctggagggacatggctagagggacatggctggagggacatggctggagggacatggctggatggctagagggacatggctggatggctggagggacatggctggagtgaCATGGCTAgaaggacatggctggagggacatggctggagggacctgactggagggacatggctggagggacatggctggagggacatggctggagggacatggctggatggctggagggacatggctggagggacatggctggagggacatggctggagggacatggctagagggacatggctggagggacatggctagagggacatggctggagggacatggctagagggacatggctagagggacatggctggagggacatggctggatggctggagggacatggctggagggacatggctagagggacatggctggagggacatggctagagggacatggctggagggacatggctagagggacatggctggagggacatggctggagggacatggctggagggacatggctagagggacatggctggagggacatggctggagggacatggctggagggacatggctagagggacatggctagagggacatggctggagggacatggctggagggacatggctagagggacatggatggctggagggacatggctggagggacatggctagagggacatggctggagggacatggctggagggacatggctagagggacatggctggagggacatggctggagggacatggctggatggctggagggacatggctggagggacatggctggatggctggagggacatggctagagggacatggctagagggacatggctggagggacatggctggagggacatggctggagggacatggcatgATGGCTGaaaggacatggctggagggacatggctggagggacatggctagagggacatggctggagggacatggctggagggacatggctggatggctggagggacatggctggagggacatggctagagggacatggctggagggacatggctggagggacatggctggatggctagagggacatggctggatggctggagggacatggctagaaggacatggctggatggctggagggacatggctggagggacatggctggagggacctgactggagggacatggctggagggacatggctggagggacatggctggatggctggagggacatggctggagggacatggctggagggacatggctagagggacatggctggagggacatggctagagggacatggctggaggttcatggctggagggacatggctggagggacatggctagagggacaaggctggagggacatggctggagggacatggctagagggacatggctagagggacatggctggagggacatggctggatggctggagggacatggctggagggacatcgctggagggacatggctggatggcttgagggacatggctggagggacatggctggagggacatggcaagagggacatggctagagggacatggctggagggacatggctggagggacatggcatgATGGCTGaaaggacatggctggagggacatgggtggagggacatggctagagggacatggctggagggacatggctggagggacatggctggatggctggagggacatggctagagggacatggctggagggacatggctggagggacatggctggatggctagagggacatggctggatggctggagtGACATGGCTAgaaggacatggctggatggctggagggacatggctggagggacatggctggagggacatggctggagggacatggctggagggacatggctggatggctggagggacatggctggagggacatggctggagggacatggctagagggacatggctggagggacatggctagaaggaacatggctagagggacatggctggagggacatggctggatggctggagggacatggctggagggacatggctagagggacatggctggagggacatggctagagggacatggctggagggacatggctggagggacatggctagagggacatggctggagggacatggctggagggacatggctggagggacatggctagagagacatggctggagggacatggctggagggacatggctagagggacatggctggagggacatggctggagggacatggctggatggctggagggacatggctggagggacatggctagagggacatggctggagggacatggctggatggctggagggacatggctggatggctggagggacatggctagagggacatggctggaggtacatggctggagggacatggctggatggctggagggacatggctggagggacatggctggatggctggagggacatggctggatggctggagggacatggctagagggacatggctagagggacatggctggagggacatggctggatggctggagggacatggctggagggacatggctgcatatgtgagggacatggctgcatatgtggggcagCACTCTGAGCCAATTAGAGCTTTACAGCTTTGTACACTTCTGTCTGACAGCAACAATAATCTACAATGAAGATACCAACAAACGTCACTTATTTCCTTCATTTTGATCTGTTACATATACAGTGGAAAGAATATTGTTCTAGTTATTCAATAAGTGTATAAATCACCTGtgaatcctgccagaaatccagtgctgTCCTGTGCACTCTGCAGTCTGATATTAACCGCTTCCagtccgggccaattctgacattcctctcctagaTGTAAAAATCAGCATTGCTTTGCTAGAAAACTGCTTAGagtcccaaatattatatattgttttaagcagaggccctagagaataaaatgttgggtgttgtaatttttatatttgcacagcatttttttaaatgcaaaaaaaaaaaaaacgtaatacattttaatacacacacaattttaaaacacaatatattacccatatggggaaatataaaagatgatgttatgctgagtaaatagatacccaacatgtcacgctttaaaactgcGTACGCTCGTGGAACGGCGCCAAAAAAcgacagtacctaaaaatctacAGTGTGCAGTACTATGAGTGAGTGGtgtcaccccaggacaggaagtgtgttactggcaggatctctaggtaaaaatagaaaataattaaaaaaacgtctgaaaaaagaaaactaatgcagtcaGCACATTTAATGATTGGAAAGCTGCAATATTGTATATTACATTTCCTGAAAATCTTGAATAATCATTCAAAGCATAATCAATGATAATATCTCCTAGTCTTATCATAACCACTAACACTTAATGAACCCCTGAAAACCCCAAATCTTATTATTGTCACTATAAGAGAATAAATCACACTTCCCTGTGCTGAGATTTCTCAATGCTGTGATTGGTTGTGTTGGGAACCTTTAGATTTATGACATCTGGAATATGAATCTACTGCATTATTCTGTTGGTTAAATATCATCAGATTCATatttctgtgatgtcagcagatttGGGCAgattttctgttatattattatttctcaCGTCGCCCCTCACCCCCAGATGTTGTTATAGAACCTTTTCCTACATATAACCCggcatggaggggctcagtgaaggtggtggtgaaggtgtggaggtgtctgatcgggtcacacagatcataaaaggacagctgcccggcctcataatccacagagatcctgactctgttactggagaGATCGGGAGATATGATGATCTCTTTATTGTCATGTATTAGAGAACACTCACCGCTATACCTCCACAAACCCCAGGACTTCTTATTATCTCCAATCAGTGACTGCCTTCCTCTCCTCCCTATACTGGGATAACACATCCCGACTCTGTAATATTCTGACTCACTgacatccacttcccagtaatgtcgCCCCGAGGAAAATCTCTGACTGCTTAATACCTGGGCCCACCTCTGAAATCTCTCCGGTGTTTCTGGACGATTCTGCCATATATGTGACCAGGATACAGTTTTCATGTCATCTGATATCTGTAGATTATTATGAGCTGTGTtcacatccagtaatatgtctgaagcttcctgtatatagaagaatacatttacCTCTTTTATCATATCAGATAaccctgtgtgtaatgtgtgtgagaTTCCAGCCacatccagatcccctccatcatggaggagtctatcatgtctctctctgtcctcattatctccctcctcagtatcacacaagtcccctgtgtctgattcctgtaggACAGTCAGGGGGTCagtcatgttacacagctcctcaatgtcctccatcttcctggacagatcctccttctttatttccagctGATGGATCAGATCAGACAATGAGATCCGCTCTTCCTGGCTGGAGATGTTCCTCCGGACTCTCTTCTCCAGGTCCTCCAGATGTCTCCTGAGCTCTATGAACAGGGCAGTGACTCTCTCTGATTCTTCTTGTACTTTTCTCCTgcgatcctgcagactctggactcttttctctgtctcctctctctctgtcatcagtttctgcagaacatttctcagtttctgttttttattctcaGAGGCCTCATCCAGAGTCTCCACCTTGTGTCCCCGGTGTTCTCCGGCCAAACTGCAGGACACACAGATACAGGCAgagtcctcagtgcagtaatatTTAAGAAGTTCTCTATGGATGGAGCATTTTCTGTTCTCCATGGAAGTGGTGGGATCAGTTAGGACATGTTCTGGTGCCTTGCTGTGGACTCTCAGGTGATTATCACACAGAGAAGCTTCACACATCAGACAGGATataacagcaggtacaggagagtGATAGCAATAAGTACAGAAGATtccagtcttcccttcttccagcTGAGTAGATCGGAAAGTCTCCACTATGTTACGTAGTGTTATGTTCCTGTGCAGTACAGGCCGATCCCGGAACTCTtctctgcactcaggacaggaatatcctccagaccccccctgtgtatccaacacacgatcaatacagacccggcagaagttgtgacCACATCTCAGGTTTACAGGATCTGTATATGTGGTCAGACAGATGGAACAGTCCAGCTCCtgtctcagatcagcagacgccATCGCTGACAGCAGAAGAGAGAAATGAAAGTAAAAAGTCTCCGACAAGGAAAATCTAAAGGGCGTCTCACATTCCTCGGCACAGGGAGGGGCTGAGCTGGTCTTGCAGCTTTTATCTTGAGGAAGTTTGTGGAGAAATAAATGTTTATATTGAAGGTATATGTCCTACATGTTGATACACATTGTACTGATTTGGAGCTTTAAATGACTTCTGCAGACGAGACACAAAACTAAGTTATATAATGCAGTGTGAATAGATATTTGTATGTTTAgacctcatgtacactgcagctGGTAAACGGACCATTAGGAGCATTTggtgtgctgccccaataggggcatagaatatgagatgcatagcctcagttaatattagcattgttatatagattagagtttatatagtgtggtttgcctactattttctcatagctaaatatatgtgttatcctatgctgccatctagtggcctttgttgcatgcacatgtttatgtgattctttgagttaccacatattttcactgtatgtatgcccctccctgcttcctgtgtggagtacttcctgtgtcatctcttcagccagcaagccacatgtagaaggacactcatgtactctgcccagggtaggaaaggcatcatcttttgaccgtacaatactatcaccattcatctgctgttcctgttatctgctgtaacccctgaagttaaagaataaacacctcttttgaatgaatcggtattgacgagttcagctgtctgacaaggattgtccacagtgagtatatctgcttatacaggccaggcatagaggtctcagcaagggatatatcgctatcacaacaatcggagtcagaatagtcaaaagatgcatagaattcttacagcctgctgggtatatgtgtgtgcctaatctgcaatcaagctcagtgccagccgccatcttgtgtaagcacatggtcgcacaagcttactgcgcttcatgtgaatgttgaaagctgtttctctaattgaactgtgttaccccacctgtctaagctgctgttcgtcttcttaaagagacagtaccattttttacaaaaccgtgagaaatgtctagacaaggctctgaacactcttttacggctgaaccaacgcagattcatcatgcctctgaacccgcagacgtacagggagcagactctgcaggtattgctgaacagagtgtaagacccaagcgtacaataaaaccaatacagaaactcagagaaaactacgaatacactagagataagttctccagcaagctatcagacttctgggacagaacttcacactgcatgtcagttttgccacactttaatgatcaaccggctgaactaggagattctatagttcgcctatctgctgcgtatgaacactaccaacggctgtctgcaaaatacactgctttcttgcaagactgtaatatagaggactcttcagcagaactgaccaagactgatgcattgaaccaacaaagggatctcttagtgaaaaatgctcagtgtaaggcagaactccgcattgctcaactgcaagagaccagatctcacagatcaacatcaaccaagcacactgcacgttcttctagatcctctcgctccagaagttcaacattaagcgacaagctaatagaggcccgcgctgatgctgaatccaaaaaagcgcaaagctcccttgctaagaaagaagcagagatgaaggcccaaagcaaagctcttgaagcccagagcaaaactcgccaagcagagatggaagcccaaataaagattctgcaaatagagaaagaggaagcaggtgcgctagcaaggctgaaagtccttgaacaagcaatgggtcaaagtactaattcagactgtcttatcccagcagaactggaagatccaattgatcgcaccagtgattatgtgctaaagcataatgtttacaaagatacagagtcatctcctgtacctcctactaacaacactgttctgactctcaactcagggacctcccagctcaaaatgcctgagtctcctcaagtccacaacgccagagcatctacgcagcaaaccacatcaactcctgccatcaacaaggtgacttccagcgacaagccgcagctccagccacagccagcagaagccttaaagactacaccaaagttaagcgctcatgcaacatcatttcatcctggtaaacctcacctttcttcaccagagaactttcacacccaaggggttccacagattactttggcaccaaagagtgagagatcagacttgaatgacttagccagctatatggcacgccgtgagctcattatcaccagcctctcaaggtttgatgactgtccagagagctacagggcctggagatcaaccttcaaggctgctattgctaatttcaaccttaatagcaaggacgaacttgatttgctcataaggtggctggggccagaatc
This genomic window contains:
- the LOC120941615 gene encoding E3 ubiquitin/ISG15 ligase TRIM25-like; translated protein: MASADLRQELDCSICLTTYTDPVNLRCGHNFCRVCIDRVLDTQGGSGGYSCPECREEFRDRPVLHRNITLRNIVETFRSTQLEEGKTGIFCTYCYHSPVPAVISCLMCEASLCDNHLRVHSKAPEHVLTDPTTSMENRKCSIHRELLKYYCTEDSACICVSCSLAGEHRGHKVETLDEASENKKQKLRNVLQKLMTEREETEKRVQSLQDRRRKVQEESERVTALFIELRRHLEDLEKRVRRNISSQEERISLSDLIHQLEIKKEDLSRKMEDIEELCNMTDPLTVLQESDTGDLCDTEEGDNEDRERHDRLLHDGGDLDVAGISHTLHTGLSDMIKEVNVFFYIQEASDILLDVNTAHNNLQISDDMKTVSWSHIWQNRPETPERFQRWAQVLSSQRFSSGRHYWEVDVSESEYYRVGMCYPSIGRRGRQSLIGDNKKSWGLWRYSGECSLIHDNKEIIISPDLSSNRVRISVDYEAGQLSFYDLCDPIRHLHTFTTTFTEPLHAGLYVGKGSITTSGGEGRREK